In Streptomyces violaceusniger Tu 4113, one DNA window encodes the following:
- a CDS encoding alpha-L-fucosidase has translation MPTPRIPLRPFRISAARTTHAVRATRSRWRAVCAAVVLALAIGLLAAPAKAEVQHPRQEWLRQSTAGLFLHWGMFTHPRHRDCAEWERDVTKGGWSADYWVDEARKLGASYIVLATFHSRLGYARPWPSKIPGSCATERDLLGELVAAGKAKGVHIVLYMTDDPQWHNADGVEALDSAAYSAYKGEQIDLTTRQGFGRYSYDLFLEAMEKYPDLSGFWIDNDNEYWEEHGLYEKIRERRPDWLLSNNNEDTPIMDTVSNEQKTGMTPAYDYPAAVSVPMPRLTEADYKLPTTGDWWYDGGDHEVDARLSTGRYITNAGSSIKSLMAETPMVNGKLPSQQEEFNDVMGNWVEPIKESVHGVEGGGYMYGGMQPGFWNDGAHGVVTVGRGENGDRTQYVHVVTPPRTDMVRLGDNGYTVRRVTNLRTGEKMRFSQSGGHLSILGAHDWDPYDTVFRVETDGRRPFYPQSGIGATATSARTGHPAAGLADGDYETYWDSDGKLPVSVTLDLGARKHTTALAVNQREWSPTHARSSFGRPEDSARIKDYRVYASGDGKRWTQVRSGTLPSARGVRTIDIGGRDARYLKLEVRSLWGGPQAPEFSNQLRIDEIQVAYGRSKTTRTELPLEAEARQNASSGAVHSVACGACSGGRRVDGLGGGARNSVTYRDVRAPESGDYRLQLDHTAKAASSLSVSVNGAAPVEVPVVAGSPEVPESTAVSAPLKAGANTVKVFSTGRRGPGLDRIAVAPLPPASYTPKTTLTVQPHGLQWVGPGQRSLTVTAALRLDADEQLDGISLAPRLPAGWTADGGPVTARSLRLGQTVRGTWTLTSPPGQDAGSADIPVTADFGLLGRQKSASDQVKVRPLPADRIWAREAEDSANQFGSTGLTNCGPCSGAEKVRNIGGSEQAAMVFPDVVVPDGGQHTLHLDYTVNGTRSFQVSVNGGPATKVTVTDTGNTTPRTASIPVTLKSGANTIKISNDTESAPDLDRLSLGRTT, from the coding sequence ATGCCCACGCCGAGGATCCCGCTCCGCCCCTTCCGCATCTCTGCCGCCCGCACCACACATGCCGTCCGCGCCACCCGCTCGCGGTGGCGCGCTGTGTGCGCGGCGGTCGTACTCGCCCTGGCCATCGGTCTCCTCGCCGCCCCCGCCAAGGCCGAGGTCCAGCACCCCCGGCAGGAGTGGCTGCGCCAGTCCACCGCCGGGCTCTTCCTGCACTGGGGCATGTTCACCCACCCCCGGCACCGCGACTGCGCCGAGTGGGAGCGCGATGTCACCAAGGGCGGCTGGAGCGCCGACTACTGGGTGGACGAGGCGCGCAAGCTCGGCGCCTCGTACATCGTGCTGGCGACCTTCCACAGCAGGCTGGGCTACGCCCGCCCCTGGCCGTCGAAGATTCCGGGAAGCTGTGCCACCGAGCGCGATCTGCTCGGCGAATTGGTGGCCGCCGGTAAGGCCAAGGGCGTGCACATCGTCCTCTATATGACCGACGACCCGCAGTGGCACAACGCGGACGGCGTCGAAGCGCTGGATTCGGCCGCCTACTCGGCGTACAAGGGCGAGCAGATCGACCTCACCACGCGCCAAGGCTTTGGCAGGTACAGCTACGACCTGTTCCTCGAGGCCATGGAGAAGTACCCGGACCTGTCGGGGTTCTGGATCGACAACGACAACGAGTACTGGGAGGAGCACGGCCTCTACGAGAAGATCCGCGAGCGCCGGCCCGACTGGCTGCTGAGCAACAACAACGAAGACACGCCGATCATGGACACGGTCAGCAATGAGCAGAAGACCGGCATGACCCCGGCGTACGACTACCCCGCCGCCGTGAGCGTTCCCATGCCCCGGCTGACCGAGGCCGACTACAAGCTGCCGACCACCGGCGACTGGTGGTACGACGGCGGTGACCACGAGGTCGACGCCCGGCTCAGCACCGGCCGTTACATCACGAACGCGGGCTCCTCCATCAAGTCGCTCATGGCCGAGACGCCCATGGTGAACGGCAAACTCCCGAGCCAGCAGGAGGAGTTCAACGATGTCATGGGGAACTGGGTCGAGCCCATCAAGGAGTCGGTGCACGGCGTCGAGGGCGGCGGCTATATGTACGGCGGCATGCAACCCGGGTTCTGGAACGACGGCGCCCACGGCGTGGTCACCGTGGGCCGGGGCGAGAACGGCGACCGGACCCAGTACGTCCACGTGGTCACCCCGCCCCGCACCGACATGGTGCGGCTGGGCGACAACGGCTACACGGTGCGCCGGGTCACCAACCTCCGCACCGGCGAGAAGATGCGCTTCAGCCAGTCCGGCGGCCATCTGTCCATCCTCGGCGCCCACGACTGGGATCCGTACGACACCGTCTTCAGGGTCGAGACCGACGGCCGCCGGCCCTTCTATCCGCAGTCCGGTATCGGCGCCACCGCCACCTCCGCGCGGACCGGCCACCCGGCGGCCGGCCTGGCCGACGGCGACTACGAGACCTACTGGGACAGTGACGGCAAGCTGCCCGTCTCCGTCACCCTCGACCTCGGCGCGCGCAAGCACACCACGGCGCTGGCGGTGAACCAGCGCGAGTGGTCGCCGACGCACGCCCGGTCGTCCTTCGGGCGCCCCGAGGACTCCGCACGCATCAAGGACTACCGCGTCTACGCCAGCGGCGACGGCAAGCGCTGGACGCAGGTGCGCTCCGGCACCCTGCCCAGCGCCCGCGGGGTGCGGACCATCGACATCGGTGGCCGGGACGCCCGCTATCTGAAGCTGGAGGTGCGCAGCCTGTGGGGCGGCCCGCAGGCGCCGGAGTTCTCCAACCAGTTGCGCATCGACGAGATCCAGGTGGCCTACGGCCGCTCGAAGACCACCCGCACCGAGCTGCCGCTGGAGGCCGAGGCCCGGCAGAACGCGTCGTCGGGCGCGGTCCACTCCGTGGCATGCGGCGCCTGCTCGGGCGGCCGGCGGGTGGACGGCCTCGGTGGCGGGGCCCGCAACTCCGTGACGTACCGTGACGTCCGCGCCCCCGAAAGCGGCGACTACCGGCTCCAGTTGGACCACACCGCGAAGGCCGCCTCCTCACTGTCCGTGAGCGTCAACGGCGCGGCACCGGTCGAGGTCCCCGTCGTCGCGGGCAGCCCCGAGGTGCCGGAGAGCACGGCGGTGTCCGCGCCGCTCAAGGCGGGCGCCAACACGGTGAAGGTCTTCAGCACCGGGCGCCGCGGCCCCGGGCTGGACCGGATCGCGGTCGCCCCGCTGCCCCCGGCCTCGTACACGCCCAAGACCACGCTCACCGTCCAGCCCCACGGTCTGCAGTGGGTCGGGCCCGGCCAGCGGTCCCTCACCGTCACGGCGGCTCTCCGGCTCGACGCCGACGAGCAGCTCGACGGCATCAGCCTCGCTCCCCGGCTGCCGGCCGGCTGGACCGCGGACGGCGGCCCGGTCACGGCCCGGTCGCTGCGGCTCGGCCAAACGGTGCGGGGCACCTGGACGCTGACCTCCCCGCCCGGCCAGGACGCGGGTTCGGCCGATATCCCCGTCACGGCGGACTTCGGGCTGCTCGGCCGGCAGAAGTCGGCCTCGGACCAGGTCAAGGTGCGGCCACTGCCCGCCGACCGGATCTGGGCACGCGAGGCGGAGGACTCGGCCAACCAGTTCGGCAGCACGGGCCTCACCAACTGCGGGCCCTGCTCCGGGGCCGAGAAGGTGCGCAACATCGGCGGCAGCGAGCAGGCGGCCATGGTCTTCCCCGATGTCGTCGTCCCCGACGGCGGGCAGCACACGCTCCACCTCGACTACACGGTCAACGGCACCCGCTCGTTCCAGGTGAGCGTCAACGGCGGCCCGGCGACCAAGGTGACCGTGACCGACACCGGGAACACCACCCCGCGCACGGCCTCCATCCCGGTCACCCTCAAATCCGGCGCCAACACCATCAAGATCTCCAACGACACCGAGTCCGCCCCCGACCTCGACCGGCTCTCCCTCGGCCGGACCACCTGA
- a CDS encoding oxygenase MpaB family protein, translated as MTYTEASMDALRQAGDELADATVAALFERGEVGTFNTLMRYVSTVGAPLPDGLPDVAREYLRATSAPPSWVDWGEMEKARLFFIDNNVHISTALSFVSMPACYVVPRVAKLLSATHGLKYPSKRMAETGQFTVYLMQPGAFEAGSRFIPAAQKVRLLHASIRHHLKRENRWDTDALGTPICQEDMIGGQMFFSLLVLDSLHRLGIHMSTDGAEAYYYAWRVVGAMLGVDQDAVPTTLDDARRFLDLYMVRHMGPSEEGAQLTRQLIDLYEEVVPGTFFDPIVSALIRHLVGDTCADWLQVPRTPWDTVVKAVPHLLGVLETIEDRSPLGAWALDRLGHLTTILELSSLTRGRVMHYAIPEQLRKDYGIPGTVPRTHRWTPPAATVSQ; from the coding sequence ATGACCTACACCGAGGCATCGATGGACGCCCTGCGGCAGGCCGGTGACGAACTCGCCGACGCCACCGTCGCCGCCCTCTTCGAGCGCGGGGAGGTGGGCACGTTCAACACCCTGATGCGTTATGTCTCCACCGTCGGCGCTCCCTTGCCGGACGGGCTGCCCGACGTCGCCCGGGAGTACCTTCGGGCCACCAGCGCCCCGCCCTCCTGGGTGGACTGGGGGGAGATGGAGAAGGCCCGGCTGTTCTTCATCGACAACAACGTGCACATCTCCACCGCGCTGTCCTTCGTCTCCATGCCCGCGTGCTACGTCGTCCCGCGGGTGGCGAAGCTGCTGTCGGCCACCCACGGGCTGAAGTACCCCTCCAAACGGATGGCGGAGACCGGCCAGTTCACCGTCTACCTGATGCAGCCCGGCGCCTTCGAGGCCGGCAGCCGCTTCATCCCCGCCGCCCAGAAGGTGCGCCTCCTGCATGCCTCCATCCGCCACCACCTGAAGCGGGAGAACCGCTGGGACACCGACGCGCTCGGGACGCCGATCTGCCAGGAGGACATGATCGGCGGGCAGATGTTCTTCTCCCTGCTGGTCCTGGACAGCCTGCACCGCCTCGGCATCCACATGTCGACGGACGGCGCGGAGGCGTACTACTACGCCTGGCGCGTGGTCGGTGCCATGCTCGGCGTCGACCAGGACGCCGTCCCCACGACCCTTGACGACGCCCGCCGGTTCCTCGACCTGTACATGGTCCGGCACATGGGGCCGTCCGAGGAAGGCGCGCAGCTCACCCGGCAGCTCATCGACCTCTACGAGGAGGTCGTGCCCGGGACCTTCTTCGACCCGATCGTCTCCGCACTCATCCGCCACCTCGTCGGGGACACCTGCGCCGACTGGCTCCAGGTGCCGCGCACCCCATGGGACACCGTCGTCAAGGCCGTGCCCCACCTCCTCGGCGTACTGGAGACCATCGAGGACCGCTCCCCGCTCGGGGCCTGGGCGCTGGACCGCCTCGGCCACCTCACCACCATCCTCGAACTGTCCTCCCTCACCCGCGGACGCGTGATGCACTACGCCATCCCCGAACAGCTCAGGAAGGACTACGGCATCCCCGGCACGGTGCCCCGCACTCACCGGTGGACCCCGCCTGCCGCCACCGTCTCCCAGTGA
- a CDS encoding LacI family DNA-binding transcriptional regulator, which translates to MPANGRSRRITIDDVARSAGVSRQTVSRAVNDKPEIDPATRQRVLLVAQSMGYRPSRFARGMVGPGLTTLGLVIADVLNPFFPEVVSGVLAAADERGWQVAVYSTGSALERETAVAETVVNHVDACIAFLLDPGAIELIRRSGMPFVLLDNEHRPPAVSGGRIDFASGMRQVVGHLAERGHRRIAMLDDRGRPDAGDRGTRHSLFLGTAAELGLPADESWVFPAANSLDGGAAAMDDVLDTGFGATAVLAYNDLIAIGAMRRARDRGVRVPEDCAFVGCDGLTLSRLVDPPLTTLTVDKELLGRAAVRQVAAQMTGAGTGETVIEPRLVVRASS; encoded by the coding sequence ATGCCCGCGAACGGCAGGTCGCGCCGTATCACCATCGACGACGTGGCTCGCTCGGCCGGGGTGTCCCGGCAGACCGTGTCCCGCGCGGTCAACGACAAACCGGAGATCGATCCCGCCACCCGGCAGCGGGTGCTCCTGGTGGCCCAGTCCATGGGCTACCGGCCCAGCCGGTTCGCCCGTGGCATGGTCGGCCCGGGGCTCACCACGCTGGGGCTGGTCATCGCGGATGTGCTCAACCCCTTCTTTCCCGAGGTGGTCTCCGGCGTGCTGGCGGCGGCCGACGAGCGCGGCTGGCAGGTTGCCGTCTACAGCACCGGATCCGCCCTGGAACGCGAGACCGCGGTGGCGGAGACCGTGGTGAACCACGTGGACGCGTGTATCGCCTTTCTGCTGGATCCCGGCGCCATCGAGCTCATCCGGCGCTCCGGAATGCCCTTCGTACTGCTGGACAACGAGCACCGGCCACCGGCGGTGAGCGGGGGGCGGATCGACTTCGCCAGCGGAATGCGCCAGGTGGTCGGCCACCTCGCCGAGCGCGGCCACCGCCGGATCGCGATGCTCGACGACCGCGGGCGCCCCGACGCGGGCGACCGCGGCACCCGGCACTCGCTCTTCCTCGGGACCGCGGCCGAACTGGGGCTGCCCGCGGACGAGAGCTGGGTGTTCCCGGCGGCCAACTCCCTCGACGGCGGGGCGGCGGCCATGGACGATGTGCTGGACACCGGCTTCGGCGCGACGGCCGTGCTCGCGTACAACGACCTGATCGCCATCGGTGCCATGCGCCGCGCCCGCGACCGCGGGGTGCGGGTGCCGGAGGACTGCGCGTTCGTCGGCTGCGACGGGCTGACGCTGAGCCGGCTCGTGGACCCACCGCTGACCACCCTGACGGTCGACAAGGAACTCCTCGGCCGGGCCGCCGTGCGGCAGGTCGCCGCGCAGATGACCGGCGCCGGAACGGGCGAGACGGTGATCGAGCCACGCCTCGTGGTCCGCGCGTCCTCCTGA
- a CDS encoding polyprenyl synthetase family protein, whose translation MSDRQGSDQWGPAAFKTRVDEVLHRFIGLEAEQLSAIDPALGPVAGQLEAAVADGKRLRAAFCYWGWRAVGQPDSDALVRAAASMELVHAAAVVHDDLIDDSPLRHGRPTAHIALRAAVRRRPRAVAAARSLAMLVGDLLMSLAGQMFATSGLPAAYLARARPLWSLLARELIAGECLEILRTGADPDTTASLKVIRYKTAKYTVEQPLLIGGALAGAGQRLREGYSAYGLPLGEAFQLRDDLLGLFGDPERTGKANADDVRGHRPTALLAETWRIAGDGEREQLSALLGRRDLDADGLDAVREVMCRLKAPDRIEAMITARVEEALDALHELDTPPHAAAALTALARSAALRLS comes from the coding sequence ATGTCTGACCGGCAGGGGTCCGACCAGTGGGGGCCGGCCGCGTTCAAGACCCGCGTGGACGAGGTGCTGCACCGCTTCATCGGCCTGGAGGCCGAGCAGTTGTCGGCGATCGACCCGGCCCTGGGCCCGGTGGCCGGGCAGTTGGAGGCGGCGGTCGCGGACGGCAAGCGGCTGCGGGCGGCGTTCTGCTACTGGGGCTGGCGCGCGGTGGGGCAGCCGGACAGCGACGCGCTCGTGCGGGCTGCGGCCTCGATGGAGCTGGTGCATGCCGCCGCGGTGGTGCATGACGATCTCATCGACGACAGTCCGCTGCGGCATGGCAGGCCCACGGCGCATATCGCCCTGCGCGCTGCCGTGCGCCGTCGGCCGCGTGCCGTCGCCGCCGCCAGGTCGTTGGCGATGCTGGTGGGCGATCTGCTGATGTCGCTGGCCGGGCAGATGTTCGCCACCAGCGGTCTGCCCGCCGCGTACCTCGCACGGGCCCGCCCGCTGTGGTCGCTGCTGGCCCGCGAGCTGATCGCGGGGGAGTGCCTGGAGATCCTGCGCACGGGGGCCGATCCGGACACCACGGCGTCGCTGAAGGTGATCCGGTACAAGACCGCCAAGTACACCGTCGAGCAGCCCCTGTTGATCGGCGGAGCCCTCGCCGGGGCCGGGCAGCGGCTGCGCGAGGGCTACTCCGCGTACGGGCTGCCGCTGGGCGAGGCGTTCCAGCTCCGGGACGACCTGCTCGGCCTGTTCGGCGACCCGGAACGCACGGGCAAGGCCAACGCCGACGATGTGCGCGGCCACCGGCCCACGGCCCTGCTGGCGGAGACCTGGCGCATCGCCGGCGACGGCGAGCGCGAGCAGTTGAGCGCCCTCCTCGGCCGACGTGATCTGGACGCGGATGGCCTGGACGCGGTCCGCGAGGTGATGTGCCGGCTGAAGGCCCCGGACCGTATCGAGGCCATGATCACCGCGCGGGTCGAGGAGGCCCTCGACGCTCTGCACGAGCTGGACACACCCCCGCACGCCGCCGCTGCCCTGACCGCGCTGGCGCGTTCGGCGGCGCTCCGCCTGTCCTGA
- a CDS encoding glycoside hydrolase family 28 protein, with translation MHPRPSRRSALRTGGLLAAGALLPQLPAGQAYAATSHTGAATDYTGAWRAVPGILDRIRPPAFPRRSFRITDYGAVGDGRTMNTAAFRATIAACHRAGGGQVVVPEGRFLTGAIHLRSRVNLHVTAGATIAFSPDPRDFLPVVLTRWEGTECYNYSPFIYAYGARDVAVTGPGTLDGQARLGPWESWYRDSGPQGADQKLLREMGSTGAPVARRVFGDGHCLRPKMVQFYRCRNVLVSDLTIVDPPMWTVHPVLSSNVTVRGVTVDSTLYNTDGCDPECCSDVLITGCRFNTNDDCVAVKSGRDEDGHRVGVPSRNIVVRDCQFSGRWGGMTVGSEMSGGVRDIFAENCEINPPDFPGRYPVKHALYVKANKKRGGFIDGVHIRNFTGQDVERDIAFVTMAYNGGEDGTLPVSVRNIHMDRMAIDGAQTVLRLVGLDTDHLRGVRLSRSTFTGILNPDSIACTDDLTFRRVIVNGQEMPPLPHP, from the coding sequence ATGCATCCGAGACCTTCCCGCCGCTCGGCGCTGCGCACCGGCGGTCTGCTGGCGGCAGGCGCGCTGCTCCCCCAGTTGCCCGCCGGGCAGGCGTACGCGGCCACGTCGCACACCGGCGCGGCCACCGACTACACCGGGGCGTGGCGCGCGGTGCCGGGGATCCTGGACCGGATCAGGCCGCCCGCCTTCCCCCGCCGGAGCTTCCGGATCACCGACTACGGCGCGGTCGGCGACGGGCGGACGATGAACACCGCGGCGTTCCGGGCCACCATCGCCGCCTGCCACCGGGCGGGCGGCGGCCAGGTCGTCGTCCCCGAGGGCCGTTTCCTCACCGGCGCGATCCATCTGCGCAGCCGGGTGAACCTGCATGTCACCGCGGGCGCCACCATCGCCTTCAGCCCGGATCCACGCGACTTCCTGCCGGTGGTGCTCACCCGCTGGGAGGGCACCGAGTGCTACAACTACTCGCCCTTCATCTACGCGTACGGCGCGCGGGACGTCGCGGTCACCGGGCCCGGCACCCTCGACGGGCAGGCGCGGCTCGGCCCGTGGGAGAGCTGGTACCGCGACAGCGGACCGCAGGGGGCCGATCAGAAGCTGCTGCGTGAGATGGGCTCCACGGGAGCGCCGGTGGCCAGGCGCGTCTTCGGTGACGGCCACTGTCTGCGGCCGAAGATGGTGCAGTTCTACCGCTGCCGCAACGTCCTGGTCAGCGACCTGACCATCGTCGACCCGCCGATGTGGACCGTGCATCCGGTGCTCTCCAGCAACGTCACCGTGCGCGGTGTCACCGTGGACAGCACGCTCTACAACACCGATGGCTGCGACCCGGAGTGCTGCTCGGATGTGCTCATCACCGGCTGCCGCTTCAACACCAACGACGACTGCGTGGCCGTCAAGTCCGGCCGGGACGAGGACGGCCACCGCGTCGGCGTGCCGAGCAGGAACATCGTCGTGCGCGACTGCCAGTTCTCCGGCCGCTGGGGCGGGATGACCGTCGGCAGCGAGATGTCCGGCGGGGTGCGCGACATCTTCGCCGAGAACTGCGAGATCAACCCACCGGACTTCCCCGGCCGCTACCCCGTCAAGCACGCGCTGTACGTCAAGGCGAACAAGAAGCGCGGCGGCTTCATCGACGGTGTGCACATCCGGAACTTCACCGGACAGGACGTGGAGCGCGACATCGCGTTCGTGACCATGGCCTACAACGGCGGCGAGGACGGGACCCTGCCGGTGTCCGTGCGAAACATCCATATGGACCGTATGGCTATCGACGGCGCCCAGACCGTGCTGCGGCTGGTCGGCCTGGACACCGACCATCTGCGCGGTGTGCGCCTCTCCCGCTCCACCTTCACCGGCATCCTCAACCCCGACAGCATCGCCTGCACCGACGACCTGACCTTCCGGCGGGTCATCGTCAACGGCCAGGAGATGCCACCCCTGCCACACCCCTGA
- a CDS encoding L-threonylcarbamoyladenylate synthase produces MAKYFDVHPDNPQQRTISNVADRIRSGGLVAYPTDSCFALGCQMGNRDGINQIRSIRKLDDRHHFTLMCQNFAQLGQFVHIDKDVFRAIKAATPGSYTFILPATKDVPRQLPHPKKKTVGVRIPDHVVTQALLAELGEPLLSSTLLLPDEDEPMTQGWEIKERLDHVVDAVVDSGDCGTEPTTVIDFSSGEAEIVRRGAGDTARFE; encoded by the coding sequence ATGGCGAAGTATTTCGATGTGCATCCCGATAACCCTCAGCAGCGCACCATCAGCAATGTGGCGGACAGGATCCGCTCCGGCGGGCTGGTCGCCTATCCGACGGACTCCTGCTTCGCGCTGGGATGCCAGATGGGCAATCGCGACGGAATTAATCAAATCCGGTCGATTCGCAAGCTCGACGACCGTCACCACTTCACCCTGATGTGCCAGAACTTCGCGCAGCTCGGCCAGTTCGTGCACATCGACAAGGATGTGTTCCGCGCGATCAAAGCGGCGACGCCCGGCAGTTACACCTTCATCCTCCCGGCGACGAAGGACGTACCGCGTCAGCTTCCGCATCCGAAGAAGAAGACGGTCGGCGTCCGGATCCCCGACCATGTCGTCACCCAGGCACTGCTCGCCGAGCTCGGTGAGCCACTGCTCTCCAGCACCCTGCTGCTGCCCGACGAGGACGAGCCGATGACGCAGGGCTGGGAGATCAAGGAACGGCTCGACCATGTGGTGGACGCCGTCGTCGACTCGGGGGACTGCGGCACCGAGCCGACCACGGTCATCGACTTCTCCAGCGGCGAGGCCGAGATCGTACGCCGGGGGGCGGGCGACACGGCACGGTTCGAGTAG